Within Gambusia affinis linkage group LG01, SWU_Gaff_1.0, whole genome shotgun sequence, the genomic segment TTTCAATCCTATTCATTATCAACAACAGATAACAGCTTTTTCTGCCTTAGACATCTTTGTAAACGTGAAGGCAAAATCTACATACGTCACTGGTTAAAATACCATCATCAGTGGCGGGTAGCTGGGACTGTGCTCTGATCAATATTAAACATTAGAGGgcagttttattacttttattcatGGCAGTGCGTTTTATTGTGAAGCTGTGCTCTCAGTGTTTTGCAGGATGCCGGATTTAAAGTAGACAATCAAAATGTCCATTCACCAACCTAAAATTTCACTCATCGTGACACAATGACTCCTGCAGGCCCACGGTGCTGTGCTATCCTAAAATGTGCTTTGACCTCAAGCTAAAGCTGCACTTTCAGATGTGTGCCTTGGTTTCAGGTGCCATTTAGAGAAAGTGTGCCTTGTAAGTTGTCTGAAATTGTCGGAAAAAGAACCACAAGCAAATTTGATCGCTCCATTCACATGTCATAAAAAGGTATTATTATTTACCCTGGTAGATAAAGATAAAGAAAGTTTAAGGGGAGTCCTTTGAGAAACTTTAGCATTTCATTGTGTTGTAACAGGATAAGTGGCTTGGAGTCCATGGAAATGTTGCAGATGTTACAATTATTCTGCAAAAACTCCATTATTTTGGCTTATATACAACAGAAGTTAGAGCTTATTGTGACAGAATGGTAAAGAAATCATAGTTATTATTGAATGTATAGCATCTATTAACTCTACGCTGCTCTATTTTTAAACAGGCAGGTATGCCAGGAGCTCTAATTCAGCGGCAGACAGCACACAGACATACAAATCTACGTGTACACTGAGCTCCCGTGCCTGTCTGTTTCCTTAAAGCAGAGGCTCATCCACAATCCTAAACCATTCGTTAAAAGTCACGCCGTGCTCAATGAGGAGGAACATCGTTGAAAAGACAAGTGCTAAGGCTCAGAGATGCTCTAAACATGGCAGGTGTCCGTGGATCTGTGCTtgtagaaatgacgaggggctAAGGTAACCCCTCTTTCTTCTCTATTGCAGCGTGTACGCATGGGGGGTCTCCAACTATTGCACAACATATATATACACTGTTTGAATGTACATTAGAAGGGGAAATAGAGATAGAAGGAGATTTGTGATTCAATGAGCTCTGATATTATTGCTGATGCGTGATAGGCACGAAAAACTCCAAACTATAATGTGCTTGTAACACTACCAGAATCTCGCACTACATATTGTGACAGATGAATGTTTGACCACTTTTGTTTCCTCATGAAAAGTTTCCTGATACTTATCAGGTgaaggatgattttttttttctaagtctCCTTCGATCCTATTCCCATAGCAACAATCCTCTTCAGTGAACCAGCAAAAGCACAAACTGATTCCTGAAAGCATTTTAAGTTCTGTGCCAGTCTAAGCATTGTAGCATTGCCCGCTGCTTAACCTCAGAGAGAGTTTATATAGAGATGCACCCATCTGAATTTTGTGGCTTATTTCCACTCAGATTTCAGCTAATTCCCATTTCTGTTCAAGCACAGGATATTAGCAAGTAATGGTGCTAGCATAAGAAAAACAGTCTTCCTCTTGTGGGAAGACTGCTTTTAAATTCCTTTAGGGAATTTAAACTCTTGACTCTTAAATTTCCAGGCTGTCAGTAATTCCACGTGTGACATTTCATGACTGAAAGGTATCAAAAGAttgaaacagagaaacattGCAGTACTCTGTGAATCTTTCCAGGTCTTCTACATAGAAAGttgtacaattatttttaaattcagcttaatttttgttttttctctctttatttttgacACCTCACTAATGCTTAAATTGTAACTCACCCCCCCAGGTCATTTTTGTTGCCGATAAACTGTCTAAATAGATCATTTAGGGTTCCagctttatgtttctgtgcaaatttaacagttttgtgcatattttttcaGTTCCGTGTTATTTAGCCTAAAACCACCTCAGTGCAGATCCCTTTTGGTCAAACAGCGCTTCAGCAGTTGAATGACCCTCTTTGTTTATAGCGGTATGGCTTTTCATCACACAACCCTCCGTTTGGGTATAAAACCAtctcactcagacacacagccccacctggtggtgagttgggaGTTGGAACAGTGCGGCGAACTTTGATAAATAGTTACTCAGATTTGAGATTGTGTGATTCATGtgcaacaaagacacagagtGAAGTGGGTCTCCTCTGCTCTGACCACTGGTGATGGTGTACTGCAGGACAGTCTTTTGgtcttttgataaaaagttgttATAGGTGTCTGGAAAGTCACTAAATATAGTTTATAAGTTAACAACAGTGCTTCTTTTGTCCTGACCAAAACGCCGCTAACCCCCTCTGCTCATTGCCACACTCGGCCCGCCTTTCTGTGTCTTTTGGCTCGGACCACTTTGCcagaatttttcaaaaattgtcaGGGGCGGGGTTATGCTAATCTTCTTCCCACAGTTACAACTTCCACACTGAGAAGTGCTGTCATGGCGTGTTCACTGAGCAAAAGATCAGACTTGATTTTCAGACTGCCATATCACGAGCTGTTTTCTGTGTGCTTCTCTATTTTTACTTCTCTGGAGGTTAAGGTGTGAGGAATGCTGCAACTGAATTTTTTCCACCTTCTCTATTTCCCTCTCCTCTAGCTGAGAGGGCTTCGTTTGTAAGCGGGAGGACGTTGGAGCTCAATAGATCATAGCTCAGACTCGGGCGAGCCAATGTTCTGGTATCCAGTCTTGGTGCTGGTGCCATAGTTGGTGTTGGTCATCTCTTGGGTGCCACCGGGCCCAAGATAAGCGCGGTGGGCTGGCATAGGGGAGGGAGCCTCGCTGGGGTTCTTGCCGAGGATGAAGCGCTGCTCGTCCTGCTCCTCCAGGTTGGAGATATCCTTCATCATGCCTTTACGGTAGGAGACCGACAGCTTGTTGGAGCCGTCGGAGACCAAGTTGAAGTGGCGGGCGATGAAGACGATGGGCAGAGGCAGCATGGCGACCACGATGAGGGCGTAGGCCATGGCTAAAGCCCATGGAGGGTAGCTGTGGAAACGCTCTGAGCCCTAAAGGTAAAAGAGAAATGGTAAAgtcaaacaaaacatattttgggTTAAAATCCATGcaagtttttgaaaattatgtttagACAAAACCCACATAGGTAGCCAACTACAATTACTGGGACCCCTGGTAAACATGTGGACAGAAAGCTTTATTTCATTAACATTAAGGAGCCATCTTGGCCCCGAGATGCAACTCGTAGCTGTACTTCTTTAACCAGCAGTGAACTTTGAAAAGTATTTCACCTCCTTTACCGTCTTGCTAACTTATGCCCTAAATATGGCAAACATTTACAACAATAATATAGAAACATGAAATCAAATCAATCCAACTGTTTTAGATGCAGGTAAAGATGGTCCAATTTGATGATAACTGTAGTAAAATACATTCACAGCagatcatttccattaaaaagaTCATAAACTTAATGTCTCTTCCCTCTGACTGTAGGAACAgccactgtttttgtttctcttacGAAGTAAGTGCAGCACATAAAATAAAGACGAACAAATAGGTTAGTGGATCTACGTAAGTCGACTATTCATGCATGAGAAGGTTTGAGGTTTCTAGACATTTTTACGCATCTTTGGAATGAATACCAAGAAGACGGTAGCAAAACTTTTGACAACAAGGAAATTGTATATTAATAAACCTAGTTATGGTATcgccttttttccccctaataTATTCTGTGGAATAAAAAGTGGCAGGCAGGAGGATCTGACCTCTTCCTCCACCCATGCGTTGTATCCTGCAGGACTGACAGACATCTCTATGACGGTTGCAACGATGAGCACCACCAGGATGGCTGGGGACACGTATCTCCACATGTAGTAGTAGAAGGCGTATGGTCTGAAACCAAGCATATCCTCCAGGTCCTGCATGAATCTAAAAGTTCAAAAGAAGAATCAAGACACGACAATTAGgttttggggaaaatgtttACTTGCAATCACTTATTTTCTCACAACACACACAGTTAAGCAGTGGTTTCTAGCCACGGTACCTCTTAGTGCCATATATCCAGGCTACAGAGATGTTCTCCAGGATCACAACCACGGTGAGGGGCAAACCAGCGGAGTAGTCATCAAACATGGTGACAAAGTAGTTCCCTGAACGCTGCACAAACAGCAAACCCAGCAGGAAGGCTATTATGCAGCAAACCACTAAAGTAGACGCAAACAGGACAGAAACACGCCGTTAAAATCCGATCCCACTCGCCGATTCTGGAAAGCCAGAATGAGGACTCACCGCACAGAATCTCCTTCCGGATCTTGAAGGCGTCCAGTATGGGCGTGGTGATGCCGGTCATGGTTCCGATCATGCTTCCCAGACCCAGGTTGATCAGCATGAAGAAGAACATGACAGACCAGAAGGGGCTGGCGGGGAAATGTGTCATGGCCTCGGTGAAGGCGATGAAGGCCAGGCCGGTCCCCTGGACCGCCTGAAAGGGAGGAAGATACTGGAGATGGTCACAGCGTTCAAAGGTAACAACTgagctgctgaaaaaaaaatcaagaaaaggACTCAGCTATCGGTTCATTAATTATATTGTAACTGGAAACATTCACTGCGTGTAAAGTAATTGTGAATTTAAACTtccataaaaacacaccaaaaaactAGAAGTAATGAAAAGGAAATATGTTCAAAAAGGTATTGTTGCTCTTGCAATCCTTTTCCCTTTacccattttttatttctctactcGTATGTTTGGaagcaaaatcatttttggtGTGACCTTATTAAGTTCGTCCTCCAGGAGGCAGGGGTCCAGACCCAGCTGGCCAAAGATGTCCTCCTTCACCGTCTTGATGACTCCGTACATCTCTGAGTAATCCTGAGCTGTCAGGTGGGAAAAGTTGATGTGAGGAGGAATAAGCTCCTTACTCAGCACACCTGTGTTCAGGTAACCCAGAATCTTCTCTGTGTTCCTGGAGAGATAAAGATAGACGTgttaataatgaataaaaaaggaaatcgTCTCCTGAAGagggacttttttttctataagaCATACTCACTCGACAACACACTTCTCATTCATGATGTTGGCTTTGAAGCCCAGCACAGCGAACACCACCAAAGTGGCCAAGATGGACGTGACGAAGTTGATGACGGAAACCAGAGCTGCGTCGAAGTGGCAGTTGTTGTCCCTCTTGTTGTAGCTGGAGAACGCGATGACGCCTCCGAAGCCCAGGCCGAGGGCGAAGAAGACCTGCGTCGCTGCTTCCCTCCACACCTGCGGCTCCAGCATCTTCTCCAGCTGGTGAGAAGAGGAAGTGACGAGATTATAGACCATGTTCACTCACCACGACATGAATATAACTCTGGACAGAAGCTTACATGCACTCAGTGTGGATGTTGATTTCTGTATGAATCCTGGGCTTGTGTCGATGTGTTTAATTGTTCTTTTACTAGtaagttaagaaaaaatatgcattttctcTGCAAATCACTCAGAGTGATTAGACTAATAAAACAGGCGAGGTGTTTGTCAATTTATTTAAGGTCGAATCTTTAATTTTGCTGGTGTGGGGATTGGCAAAACCAATTACAATTCTCAATTTTTAAATCCTTGAAGGGTGGCTGTATCCACATTTCAACTTGAAAAGATCCAAACTAACATGACATTTATGCAGATCAGTGGATGTGAATGAATCTTCTGAAACTTTTTATCATtgaattttacattatatttacaataatgattcttttttttgttactgcCACATTAATTACAGCTAGTTTTAACCTGCAAAATGCACAAATGAAATAGCTGTAGACCAAATCTCATGCTTTagaaataagtgaaaaaaattgttCTAAAGATCTGTCAAACATTGCAACACAGACAACATATTCAAGCGTAACTTAACTCAACTTTCACTGTTTCAACCTATAAAGAGGTCACTGCATTTACAGTAAATCGAATGTATCTGTTACTGTGTTTTGCACCCAAGAaggtttgagtgtttttttcaatctgtcttgtttgaaataaagttaggAAAGTGAACAGGTTGCTGCAGGTGATGATAATTTGTTACTCAGAACTAAAGGGAGTGTAGCATCTGCATGCAAATACAGATTaaatcatttccatttcattCTGATTTCGTACCTTGacaaattgacttaaaatagttttctttactcatttatatatttgtattttaactcCGTGGTTAgacattttgctgaaatgtggaATTAGTTTGAAACTTGTCAttgcatttacaaaaaacaaaacaaaaaaccccccaacaaaacatttttaaggcaCAAACGCGTacaaaaaaagctgtaaatacacaaaaacatatttgaccTCAAACTTCCACAATCAGATCGTCAATGCTGAAAAATCTCTTTAGAAATCTCCTCattataataatttatctgcattctttaaactgttttctgttcctCTGAACATGCACTCACCACTAGAGGGCGACGCTGCTCCTTCTGACCGCCCCGCCTGAGTattattgacattttcatgAAATTGGATCTTAATGAGTGGTGCTTGAACTATGAGAGCTGCTGACGTAACCGCACACTCAGCTTTGACAGGAGAGggtttattctttttctttctcagtacAAAGCaaagttttgtgattttgtctttttactaGGTTGACGTCAAGTGTAATTAATCCTGGAGTTTCTGCATAGCGATTGCTGCTTTGGTTTGGAAAAGTATCGCCTATGCTCTCTCACCTTGGGAGTGAACATATGAGCGATGCCGTCCACCGAGCCCTTCAGCATCAAGCCTCGCACCAGGAAGCAGAAGAGCACCACGTACGGGAAGAGAGAGCTGAAGTACATCACCTAAAAGAGGGAGAGAACGTCAACCACATCACACACTGTTGCCATGGACACGCTTTTCTGAGACCTCACACGTAGAGGGAGAAGTGCAATCAAACCCACATCCACACACGCTCCCAGAGCTGCTCTGTGTTTGCTTTAAACCAAATCTGTGAGATGAGCCCAGGAGGCTAAAATCCTTCCCGCTGCATCCGACGGACTCGCTAAAGAAATGTGTCAGATCTGGACTGGATGGAGTGCAGTGATATGCTGCATGACTCATAATTTGGCTCGAGAGCACAGCGTGTTGAAGCTACCGACTACACAGTTGAATCAGTTGTTCCTTGGTTCGGCTTAAGCTTATCAATGTTGCATGTCCCTGGCTTCCATAATCTAGATGAGGTCCAAAAATAGATGCGTGTGGATGAGAGGCTTAGTATTTTACCTTTGCCCAAGTCAGAAAAGCCCTCATGGATATGGACAAATCAGTGATTAAAAACCCAAACGGAGAGCTCTGGCTGAAAGGATTTGAT encodes:
- the slc6a17 gene encoding sodium-dependent neutral amino acid transporter SLC6A17, with the protein product MPKNTKVTQREHSNEPVTESVADLLSLEHPMDYKSSQMSMGLSPGSTAPVRSLLPEQDAEDGRPAWNNKLEYILAQVGFSVGLGNVWRFPYLCQKNGGGAYLVPYFILLLLIGIPLFFLELAVGQRIRRGSIGVWNYVYPQLGGIGVSSLMVCGFVGLYYNVIIGWSIFYFFQSFQYPLPWAECPIRKNGTEAIVEPECEKSSATTYFWYRQTLNITSTIDETGGLNWKMTLSLLVAWILVCLAVIKGIQSSGKVMYFSSLFPYVVLFCFLVRGLMLKGSVDGIAHMFTPKLEKMLEPQVWREAATQVFFALGLGFGGVIAFSSYNKRDNNCHFDAALVSVINFVTSILATLVVFAVLGFKANIMNEKCVVENTEKILGYLNTGVLSKELIPPHINFSHLTAQDYSEMYGVIKTVKEDIFGQLGLDPCLLEDELNKAVQGTGLAFIAFTEAMTHFPASPFWSVMFFFMLINLGLGSMIGTMTGITTPILDAFKIRKEILCVVCCIIAFLLGLLFVQRSGNYFVTMFDDYSAGLPLTVVVILENISVAWIYGTKRFMQDLEDMLGFRPYAFYYYMWRYVSPAILVVLIVATVIEMSVSPAGYNAWVEEEGSERFHSYPPWALAMAYALIVVAMLPLPIVFIARHFNLVSDGSNKLSVSYRKGMMKDISNLEEQDEQRFILGKNPSEAPSPMPAHRAYLGPGGTQEMTNTNYGTSTKTGYQNIGSPESEL